A window of Eikenella corrodens contains these coding sequences:
- a CDS encoding helix-turn-helix domain-containing protein, with amino-acid sequence MKQRQYKSEISGVIHEMATALHEIDVIDKTTMRHFDKSCLTEIEPLDGAAIRAIREREALSQATFAVYLNISKNQVSAWERGTKKPSGTALKLLTIVKNKGIEAIA; translated from the coding sequence ATGAAGCAGAGACAATACAAAAGCGAAATAAGCGGCGTGATTCATGAAATGGCAACAGCCCTGCATGAAATAGACGTAATAGACAAAACCACCATGCGCCACTTCGATAAATCATGCCTGACCGAAATAGAGCCGCTGGACGGGGCGGCCATCCGTGCCATCCGCGAACGGGAAGCCCTGTCACAGGCTACCTTTGCCGTGTATCTGAATATCAGCAAAAACCAAGTTTCCGCATGGGAGCGCGGCACCAAGAAGCCTAGCGGCACAGCGTTAAAACTACTGACGATTGTCAAAAACAAAGGCATTGAGGCGATTGCCTGA
- a CDS encoding adenylyltransferase/cytidyltransferase family protein, translating into MTAWPTPDFERKICPPEALAGKLAGLPRPLVFTNGCFDILHRGHVTYLAQARALGAAMVIALNTDASVRRLGKGSDRPINPLANRAAVAASLASVDLVTWFDSDTPAELIELVRPDILVKGGDWLPENIVGAAETLARGGQVYSIPFLHQTSTTQTLAKIRAAEQSS; encoded by the coding sequence ATGACTGCCTGGCCCACCCCCGATTTCGAACGCAAAATCTGCCCGCCCGAAGCGCTGGCCGGGAAATTGGCCGGGCTGCCGCGACCATTGGTGTTCACCAACGGCTGCTTCGATATCCTGCACCGCGGCCACGTTACCTACCTCGCCCAAGCCCGCGCGCTCGGCGCGGCGATGGTGATCGCGCTCAATACCGACGCTTCCGTGCGCCGGTTGGGCAAAGGCAGCGACCGCCCCATCAACCCGCTGGCCAACCGCGCCGCCGTGGCCGCTTCGCTGGCGAGCGTGGATTTGGTTACCTGGTTCGACAGCGACACCCCGGCCGAACTCATCGAATTGGTGCGCCCCGATATCTTGGTGAAAGGAGGCGACTGGCTACCTGAAAACATCGTCGGCGCCGCCGAAACCTTGGCGCGCGGCGGCCAAGTGTATTCCATCCCCTTCCTGCACCAAACTTCCACCACCCAAACCCTGGCCAAAATCCGTGCCGCGGAGCAAAGCTCATGA
- the sodA gene encoding superoxide dismutase [Mn], translated as MAYQLPALPYAYDALEPHFDTQTMEIHHSKHHQAYVNNANAVLANLPEWEKLSAEELIARLAELPENVRTPLRNNAGGHANHSLFWQILKTGTTLQGKLKAAIERDFGSVEAFQAEFEKAAATRFGSGWAWLVYENGKLKVVSTANQDSPLMGQAVSGASGYPIIGLDVWEHAYYLKFQNRRPDYIKAFWQVVNWDEAARRFESVAV; from the coding sequence ATGGCATACCAACTGCCCGCACTGCCCTACGCCTACGACGCGCTGGAGCCGCATTTCGATACGCAAACCATGGAAATCCACCACAGCAAGCACCATCAGGCCTATGTAAACAACGCCAACGCCGTGCTCGCCAACCTGCCCGAGTGGGAAAAATTGTCGGCCGAAGAGCTGATCGCCCGTTTGGCTGAGCTGCCCGAAAATGTGCGCACCCCGCTGCGCAACAACGCCGGCGGCCACGCCAACCACAGCCTGTTTTGGCAAATCCTGAAAACTGGCACCACCCTGCAAGGCAAGCTCAAAGCCGCCATCGAGCGCGATTTCGGCAGCGTGGAAGCCTTCCAGGCCGAGTTTGAAAAAGCCGCAGCCACCCGTTTCGGTTCAGGCTGGGCCTGGCTGGTGTATGAAAACGGCAAGCTCAAAGTCGTTTCTACCGCCAACCAAGACTCCCCGCTGATGGGTCAGGCCGTATCCGGCGCATCCGGCTACCCGATTATCGGCTTGGACGTGTGGGAACACGCCTACTACCTGAAATTCCAAAACCGCCGCCCCGATTACATCAAAGCCTTCTGGCAAGTAGTCAACTGGGACGAAGCCGCCCGCCGTTTTGAAAGCGTGGCCGTCTAA
- the yhbY gene encoding ribosome assembly RNA-binding protein YhbY, protein MATLSNEDIRRFKQQAQQLRPTVLIGKQGLTEAVIKETDTRLTARELIKVQVAGDDRQERIAIAEVLCAATGAELVQHIGKQLVLWRPKPEEKE, encoded by the coding sequence ATGGCAACACTCAGCAACGAAGATATCCGCCGCTTCAAACAACAAGCCCAACAACTGCGCCCCACCGTGCTCATCGGCAAACAAGGGCTCACCGAGGCCGTGATCAAAGAAACCGACACCCGCCTCACCGCCCGCGAGCTGATTAAAGTGCAAGTGGCCGGCGATGATAGGCAGGAGCGCATCGCCATCGCCGAAGTCCTTTGCGCCGCCACAGGCGCCGAACTGGTGCAGCACATTGGCAAACAGCTGGTGTTGTGGCGGCCGAAGCCTGAAGAAAAAGAGTAG
- a CDS encoding biotin--[acetyl-CoA-carboxylase] ligase, with the protein MMQAVHWQLLAALADGRPHHVTELARRIGRKPPQLNALWQQVPPHIRGLLRQQDGRWRLVRPLAILDNAILQQQAAAAGWQAELLHEHPSSNSYLIAQAKAGSPIHRRIVFVHDQTQGRGRQGRSWQSRIGECLMFSAGWCFSRPPAELGGLTLAAALACCRVLRELGVPAQIKWPNDLVIGGEKLGGILTETVRCNGQTAVVIGIGINFVQPKAVADAEAVQGSAPNIAVSRLTERLLPELADTFEQFDREGLSPFLAGYHACHRDQKQPVRLLRDGQILLQGTALGVDEGGALRIRDAEGTEHHVVSGEISLRPLHNQNAAAPDGKQDKMLLLDAGNSKLKWAWVENGRITAADKAAYWNLEPLAHSWRQHGGEHVRIIGSAVCDEAKQQAVAEQLGREPEWLGSMPQALGIRNHYRRVSEHGADRWFNILGSRLFTEHACVVVSCGTAVTIDALTADNHYLGGSIMPGFNLMKEAMAQHTANLNRPTGRAYPFGTTTANAMAGGMLDAICGAVLLMHTRLQQKHPGQTVAVIITGGGAAKVKQGLPEQFALDNPIQIVDNLVLHGLLNWAAQI; encoded by the coding sequence ATGATGCAGGCCGTGCACTGGCAGCTGCTGGCCGCCTTGGCAGACGGCCGACCACACCACGTTACCGAGCTGGCGCGCCGCATCGGCCGCAAGCCGCCGCAGCTCAACGCGCTCTGGCAGCAAGTGCCGCCGCACATCCGCGGCCTGCTGCGCCAGCAAGACGGCCGCTGGCGGCTGGTGCGCCCCCTGGCGATTTTGGACAACGCCATTTTGCAACAGCAGGCTGCAGCCGCCGGCTGGCAGGCCGAATTGTTGCACGAGCACCCCTCCAGCAACAGCTACCTCATCGCCCAAGCCAAAGCAGGCAGCCCGATCCACCGCCGCATCGTGTTTGTGCACGATCAAACCCAAGGCCGAGGCCGCCAAGGGCGTAGCTGGCAGAGTCGCATCGGCGAATGCCTGATGTTCAGCGCCGGTTGGTGTTTTTCCCGTCCGCCGGCCGAGTTGGGCGGCCTCACGCTCGCTGCTGCGCTGGCTTGCTGCCGCGTGCTGCGTGAGTTGGGCGTGCCCGCGCAGATTAAATGGCCAAACGATTTGGTCATCGGCGGCGAAAAGCTGGGCGGCATCCTGACGGAAACCGTGCGTTGCAACGGCCAAACCGCGGTTGTGATCGGCATCGGCATCAATTTTGTGCAGCCTAAAGCGGTGGCCGATGCCGAAGCCGTGCAGGGCAGCGCGCCCAATATCGCCGTAAGCCGCCTCACCGAACGCCTGCTGCCCGAGCTGGCGGATACTTTCGAGCAGTTTGACCGTGAAGGCCTCTCTCCCTTCCTCGCTGGTTACCACGCCTGCCACCGCGACCAAAAACAGCCCGTGCGCCTGCTGCGCGACGGACAAATCCTGCTGCAGGGCACGGCCTTGGGCGTAGATGAGGGCGGTGCGTTGCGGATTCGCGATGCCGAAGGCACGGAGCATCATGTGGTGAGCGGCGAAATCAGCCTGCGCCCGCTACACAATCAAAATGCCGCAGCGCCCGATGGCAAACAAGACAAAATGCTGCTGCTCGATGCCGGCAACAGCAAACTCAAATGGGCATGGGTGGAAAATGGCCGCATCACGGCTGCAGACAAGGCGGCCTATTGGAATCTCGAGCCGCTTGCCCACAGCTGGCGGCAGCACGGCGGCGAACACGTGCGCATCATCGGCTCGGCAGTGTGCGACGAAGCCAAACAGCAGGCCGTGGCCGAACAACTCGGCCGCGAGCCGGAATGGCTCGGCTCCATGCCGCAGGCCTTGGGCATCCGCAACCACTACCGCCGCGTGAGCGAACACGGTGCCGACCGCTGGTTCAACATCCTCGGCAGCCGCCTGTTCACCGAGCACGCCTGCGTGGTGGTGAGCTGCGGCACCGCCGTAACCATCGACGCGCTTACCGCCGACAATCATTACTTGGGCGGCAGCATCATGCCCGGCTTCAACCTGATGAAAGAGGCGATGGCACAACATACCGCCAACCTCAACCGCCCCACCGGCCGCGCCTACCCCTTCGGCACCACCACCGCCAACGCCATGGCCGGCGGCATGCTCGATGCCATCTGCGGCGCGGTTTTACTGATGCACACCCGCCTGCAGCAGAAACACCCCGGCCAAACCGTGGCCGTGATCATCACCGGCGGCGGTGCCGCCAAGGTAAAACAAGGGCTACCTGAACAATTTGCTTTGGACAACCCCATTCAAATTGTGGATAATCTCGTGCTTCACGGATTACTCAACTGGGCTGCACAAATATGA
- a CDS encoding helix-turn-helix transcriptional regulator translates to MQQSIIRPKQAAALFGVSLSTLWNWNNPKHRLYRPDFPKPFKVSANTTGWLQSEIDGYICKLAENR, encoded by the coding sequence ATGCAACAAAGCATCATCCGCCCCAAACAAGCCGCCGCCCTGTTCGGTGTTTCCCTCTCCACCCTTTGGAACTGGAACAACCCCAAGCACCGGCTATACCGCCCGGATTTTCCCAAACCCTTCAAAGTTTCCGCCAATACCACCGGCTGGCTGCAATCAGAGATTGACGGCTATATCTGCAAGCTGGCCGAGAACCGCTAG
- the ftsX gene encoding permease-like cell division protein FtsX, whose amino-acid sequence MKHYLSLHLEAACQAFGRLVRQPLGTLMVLLMLAAAMTLPLMLYLGVQSSTEVLGRLNQAPQMTIYLTPEAAEADIAAIRAKLAEDSRIEKAEYVSKQQGMAELQQAFQGQDLVSMLDANPLPDAFVITPKDGATPEEQTALRADLAALPKAESVQMDAEWMQTLFQINEFVHQVFRFLVITLGAALVLVAYNTSRLQILSRREEIEITKLLGAPASFIRRPFLYQALWQGVLSSALSLVLCGWLMRSTRPLVDRIFSPYGLNLDWRFFHGWEMAVIIAVVCGLGMAGAWLAGSRHLQEFKAKSH is encoded by the coding sequence ATGAAACACTATCTCTCTCTGCATCTGGAAGCCGCCTGCCAGGCCTTTGGCCGCCTCGTGCGCCAGCCCTTGGGCACATTGATGGTGCTGCTGATGCTGGCCGCCGCCATGACCTTGCCGCTGATGCTCTATTTAGGCGTGCAAAGCAGCACCGAAGTGCTCGGCCGGCTCAACCAAGCCCCGCAGATGACAATCTACCTCACGCCCGAAGCCGCCGAGGCCGACATCGCCGCCATCCGCGCCAAGCTGGCGGAAGACAGCCGCATCGAAAAAGCCGAATACGTAAGCAAACAGCAGGGCATGGCCGAGCTGCAGCAAGCGTTTCAGGGGCAGGATTTGGTGTCGATGCTCGATGCCAACCCACTGCCCGACGCCTTCGTGATCACGCCCAAAGACGGCGCCACCCCCGAAGAGCAAACCGCCCTGCGGGCCGATTTGGCCGCGCTGCCCAAGGCCGAGAGCGTGCAGATGGATGCCGAATGGATGCAAACCCTGTTCCAAATCAACGAATTCGTGCATCAAGTATTCCGCTTTTTGGTGATCACGCTGGGCGCGGCGCTGGTGTTGGTGGCGTATAACACCAGCCGCCTGCAAATCCTCAGCCGGCGCGAAGAAATCGAGATCACCAAGTTGTTGGGCGCACCCGCTTCCTTCATCCGACGGCCTTTCCTCTATCAGGCCTTGTGGCAGGGCGTACTGTCTTCCGCCTTGAGCCTGGTGCTGTGCGGCTGGCTGATGCGCAGCACCCGCCCGCTGGTGGACCGCATTTTCAGCCCCTACGGCCTGAACTTAGACTGGCGTTTCTTCCACGGCTGGGAAATGGCCGTGATTATCGCCGTGGTGTGCGGCCTGGGCATGGCCGGTGCCTGGCTGGCCGGCAGCCGGCATTTGCAGGAATTCAAAGCCAAGAGCCATTAA
- a CDS encoding SPOR domain-containing protein, with the protein MKWLFAVLVALNIIVFGGMLVTRMAQQQQPVPVVQQQQPQPTTVVVQTAPAQPAAPQQPATPVPPLDTGRPRPPASLSRPAAPAKSAGETQPKPTPESGIRAPNTACTAVAVLPEDDYHRIKGLLARWPHAATRVVERRRDSGRPQRGSERYQVSVTIEGDVQEFTAKVRSQGFRNASVAGGRMSLGSFGSEQQAEQTAARARQAGLNPQIIRTGSSGGDQSAELGESKMQVTFMNVDDSAAAGISSVISRYSHLRRAPCRR; encoded by the coding sequence ATGAAGTGGCTGTTTGCCGTTTTGGTGGCATTAAACATCATCGTTTTCGGCGGGATGCTGGTAACGCGCATGGCGCAACAACAGCAGCCCGTGCCCGTTGTGCAGCAGCAACAGCCACAGCCCACCACCGTGGTGGTGCAAACCGCCCCCGCCCAGCCCGCCGCCCCGCAGCAACCGGCCACGCCCGTGCCGCCGTTGGACACAGGCCGCCCGCGCCCGCCCGCTTCCCTGAGCCGCCCCGCCGCCCCCGCCAAATCTGCCGGCGAAACCCAGCCCAAGCCCACCCCCGAAAGCGGCATCCGCGCGCCCAACACCGCCTGCACCGCCGTGGCCGTGTTGCCGGAAGACGACTATCACCGCATCAAAGGCCTGCTCGCCCGCTGGCCGCACGCCGCCACCCGCGTGGTGGAGCGCCGCCGCGATTCCGGCCGTCCGCAGCGCGGCAGCGAACGCTACCAAGTGAGCGTAACCATCGAAGGCGACGTGCAGGAATTCACCGCCAAAGTGCGCTCGCAGGGCTTCCGCAACGCTAGCGTAGCCGGCGGTCGCATGAGCCTCGGCTCGTTTGGCAGCGAACAGCAGGCCGAGCAAACTGCTGCCAGAGCCCGCCAAGCCGGCCTCAATCCGCAAATCATCCGCACTGGCTCAAGCGGCGGCGACCAATCCGCCGAATTGGGCGAATCCAAAATGCAGGTAACGTTTATGAACGTGGACGATAGTGCCGCAGCCGGTATCAGCAGCGTTATCAGCCGCTACTCGCACTTACGCCGCGCCCCTTGTCGTAGATAA
- a CDS encoding site-specific recombinase, with amino-acid sequence MFTRKPQHTLPETISRAAAEGNALGVLQAVVTWLRQGGAAGAPVRFGILCSHLRQEGEGKTIATLLCRWLSSVRVYPTLITIGIFSRSGFGHEFRHRLYERINPAYKDCNNLRDVLTLLFCGGNDGEWLAAIPLSAWLRLLSTIQRQTEPAVREMCGRHLRDESLYAVEMLSIWVAAEDLDHDLIRLEPRLLDVDSPFVSLMREVSDWLDFQRSRQPGSRTTYDASHLNVMLAQCRTLIERLQRKGTGAGAGSSMAVAHLLQRLQQTLTRMERLMALFAARNRTQSLLRTLLLANEIAVAVVAQRRIMPLWRSNVKMLARSISQNSSRHGEHYITRNRSEYWGMLRSAAGGGVLIALMALLKIHIGSLPGGHLYHAVLASLNYGIGFVLIHMLHFTVATKQPAMTAARFAQAVERSSSGRAVNQKLAQLLIDVIRSQGVAVFGNVVVTVLLAVFISHAFARHFGSPLLDTATTAYQLKSLAVFSTPALLFAAIAGVWLFCSGIIAGFFDNRADYLNLKLRLREHPLLKRILPAAWRQRLADYIHHHYGAIMGNFCFGWLLGMTGYLGHLTGLPLDIRHVAFSSANLGYAAVSGDIGFFSFSAYLLMVLLIGAVNLLVSFSITLWVALRSRDAVLDNPLQIIGNTVSLVKQKPKSLFFPPGDTPEAEKKPAAPGK; translated from the coding sequence ATGTTCACACGCAAACCACAACACACGCTACCTGAAACCATCAGCCGTGCCGCCGCCGAAGGCAACGCGCTGGGTGTGTTGCAGGCAGTGGTGACTTGGCTGCGGCAGGGCGGCGCGGCGGGCGCGCCGGTGCGGTTCGGCATCCTGTGCAGCCATTTGCGGCAGGAAGGCGAAGGCAAAACCATCGCCACCCTGCTTTGCCGCTGGCTCTCCAGCGTGCGCGTGTATCCCACCCTGATCACCATCGGCATCTTCTCCCGCTCCGGCTTCGGCCACGAATTCCGCCACCGCCTCTACGAGCGCATCAATCCCGCCTATAAAGACTGCAACAACCTGCGCGACGTACTCACGCTGCTGTTTTGCGGCGGCAACGACGGCGAATGGCTCGCCGCCATCCCGCTTTCCGCCTGGCTGCGCCTCCTGAGCACCATCCAGCGGCAAACCGAGCCCGCCGTGCGCGAAATGTGCGGCCGCCACCTGCGCGACGAAAGCCTGTATGCCGTGGAAATGCTCTCCATTTGGGTGGCCGCCGAAGACCTCGACCACGACCTCATCCGCCTCGAGCCCAGGCTGCTCGATGTGGATTCGCCCTTCGTCAGCCTGATGCGCGAAGTATCCGACTGGCTCGACTTCCAACGCAGCCGCCAGCCCGGCTCCCGCACCACCTATGATGCCAGCCATTTAAACGTGATGCTGGCGCAATGCCGCACCCTCATCGAACGCCTGCAGCGCAAAGGCACCGGTGCCGGCGCCGGCTCTTCCATGGCCGTGGCGCATCTGCTGCAACGCCTCCAGCAAACCCTCACCCGCATGGAGCGGCTCATGGCGCTGTTTGCCGCGCGCAACCGCACCCAAAGCCTGCTGCGCACCCTACTCCTGGCCAACGAAATCGCCGTGGCCGTGGTGGCACAGCGGCGCATCATGCCCCTGTGGCGCAGCAACGTGAAAATGCTCGCCCGCAGCATCAGCCAAAATTCCAGCCGCCACGGCGAACACTACATTACCCGCAACCGAAGCGAATACTGGGGCATGCTGCGCTCCGCAGCCGGCGGCGGCGTGCTCATCGCCCTGATGGCGCTGCTCAAAATCCACATCGGCAGCCTGCCCGGCGGCCACCTCTACCACGCCGTGCTCGCCAGCCTCAACTACGGCATCGGCTTCGTGCTCATCCACATGCTGCACTTCACCGTGGCCACCAAACAGCCCGCCATGACCGCCGCCCGCTTCGCCCAAGCCGTGGAACGCAGCAGCAGCGGCCGCGCCGTAAACCAGAAGCTCGCCCAGCTATTGATTGACGTAATCCGCTCACAGGGCGTGGCCGTGTTCGGCAACGTAGTCGTCACCGTGCTGCTTGCCGTTTTTATCAGCCACGCCTTCGCCCGCCATTTCGGCAGCCCCCTGCTGGATACGGCCACCACCGCCTACCAGCTCAAATCCCTCGCCGTATTCAGCACCCCCGCGCTTTTGTTTGCCGCCATCGCCGGCGTGTGGCTGTTTTGCTCCGGCATCATCGCCGGCTTCTTCGACAACCGCGCCGACTACCTCAACCTCAAACTGCGCCTGCGCGAACACCCCCTGCTCAAACGCATCCTGCCCGCCGCCTGGCGGCAGCGTTTGGCCGACTACATCCACCACCACTACGGCGCCATCATGGGCAACTTCTGCTTCGGCTGGCTCCTCGGCATGACCGGCTACCTCGGCCACCTCACCGGCCTGCCGCTCGACATCCGCCACGTTGCCTTCTCCTCCGCCAACCTGGGCTACGCCGCCGTGAGCGGCGACATCGGCTTCTTCTCCTTCTCCGCCTATTTATTGATGGTGCTGCTCATCGGCGCGGTAAACCTGCTGGTGAGCTTCTCCATCACCCTGTGGGTAGCCCTGCGCTCGCGCGACGCCGTGCTGGACAACCCGCTGCAAATCATCGGCAACACCGTCTCGCTGGTGAAACAAAAACCCAAAAGCCTGTTCTTCCCGCCCGGCGACACGCCCGAAGCCGAGAAAAAGCCCGCCGCGCCGGGCAAATAG
- a CDS encoding cell division ATP-binding protein FtsE, protein MIRFEQVSKTYPGGFHALQNVSFKISKGEMIFVAGHSGAGKSTVLKLIAGITKPTSGKVWMNNQDLGTLNDSRLGYLRQHIGLVFQDHKILFDRNVLQNVLLPLRIIGYDRATAEKRARIAIEKVGLGGRETADPITLSGGEQQRLCIARAVVHQPGLLIADEPSANLDRAYALDIMELFKTFHEAGTTVIVAAHDETLMADYGHRILRLQEGRFAA, encoded by the coding sequence ATGATCCGTTTCGAACAAGTTTCCAAAACCTATCCCGGCGGCTTCCACGCCCTGCAAAACGTCAGCTTCAAAATCAGCAAGGGTGAGATGATTTTCGTGGCCGGGCATTCCGGCGCCGGCAAATCCACCGTGCTCAAGCTGATTGCCGGCATCACCAAGCCCACTTCCGGCAAAGTGTGGATGAACAACCAAGACCTCGGCACGCTCAACGACAGCCGCCTGGGCTATCTGCGCCAGCACATCGGCCTGGTGTTTCAAGACCACAAAATCCTGTTCGACCGCAACGTGCTGCAAAACGTATTGCTGCCGCTGCGCATCATCGGCTACGACCGCGCAACCGCCGAAAAACGCGCCCGCATCGCCATTGAAAAAGTGGGCTTGGGCGGGCGCGAAACGGCCGATCCGATCACCCTGTCCGGCGGCGAACAGCAGCGCCTGTGCATTGCCCGCGCCGTGGTGCACCAACCCGGGCTGCTGATTGCCGACGAGCCCTCCGCCAACCTCGACCGCGCCTACGCGCTCGATATTATGGAGCTTTTCAAAACCTTCCACGAAGCCGGCACCACCGTCATCGTGGCCGCCCACGACGAAACCCTGATGGCCGACTACGGCCACCGCATTTTGCGTTTGCAGGAAGGCAGGTTTGCCGCATGA
- a CDS encoding tyrosine-type recombinase/integrase — protein sequence MPLNDRQIKNAKPTGTGKKAKLFDGGGLYLEVTPAGGKIFRLKYRIDGKEKTLTIGKYPAVSLSEARQEAENARHMLAQGQDPAAAKQQAKQERRAALLNTFAALTRRWHTDNLHRWKPNHAERIMRYFETDVFPLIGEVPIDSITVGQIKQVLDRITARGVSNTAEKVREWTGAVFDYAAMLEVTDRNPARALRKYIAKQPAKNRAALPREELTEFYRRLILAEIEPANKIALLLLMLVFVRNTELRGGQWVEVDFSAAQWVIPAERMKHEKTAPKPPHTVPLSDWALELLQELHGLTGNTPYLFPSRTKQNGHISENTLGKIMNGMGYKGIATPHGFRSLASSILNEQGYNPDAIERQLAHVEENRIKAAYNRAEYLAERREMMQWYSDYLRERYRQAQALIATAGAT from the coding sequence ATGCCCCTGAACGACCGCCAAATCAAGAACGCGAAACCTACCGGCACAGGAAAGAAGGCCAAGCTGTTTGACGGCGGCGGCCTGTATCTGGAAGTTACTCCGGCAGGCGGTAAAATCTTCCGCTTGAAATACCGTATCGACGGCAAGGAAAAAACGCTGACTATCGGCAAGTATCCTGCCGTTTCCCTTTCCGAAGCGCGGCAGGAGGCAGAGAACGCCCGCCACATGCTGGCACAGGGGCAAGACCCCGCCGCTGCCAAGCAACAGGCCAAACAGGAAAGACGGGCGGCCTTACTGAATACCTTTGCCGCCCTTACCCGCCGCTGGCATACCGACAACCTACACCGCTGGAAGCCGAACCATGCGGAGCGCATCATGCGCTATTTTGAAACCGACGTTTTTCCGCTGATTGGGGAAGTACCGATAGACAGCATCACGGTAGGGCAAATCAAACAAGTTTTAGACCGTATCACAGCGCGGGGCGTGAGCAACACCGCCGAAAAAGTGAGGGAATGGACAGGCGCGGTTTTCGATTATGCCGCCATGCTGGAAGTAACCGACCGCAACCCCGCCCGTGCATTGCGCAAATACATTGCCAAGCAACCGGCAAAGAACCGTGCAGCCCTGCCGCGTGAAGAACTGACTGAGTTTTACCGCCGCCTGATACTGGCCGAGATTGAACCGGCGAACAAAATCGCCCTATTACTGCTGATGCTGGTGTTTGTCCGCAATACCGAACTACGCGGCGGGCAATGGGTGGAAGTGGACTTTTCAGCGGCGCAATGGGTTATTCCCGCCGAACGAATGAAGCACGAGAAGACTGCCCCCAAGCCGCCGCACACCGTGCCGCTTTCCGATTGGGCGCTGGAGCTGTTGCAGGAGCTGCATGGCCTAACCGGCAATACTCCCTATCTGTTCCCCAGCCGTACCAAACAAAACGGCCATATCAGCGAAAATACCCTAGGCAAAATCATGAACGGCATGGGCTATAAGGGCATTGCCACCCCGCACGGCTTCCGCAGCTTGGCAAGCAGCATACTGAACGAGCAGGGCTACAACCCCGACGCCATCGAACGCCAGCTAGCCCACGTTGAAGAAAATCGGATTAAGGCCGCCTACAATCGGGCGGAATATCTGGCCGAGCGGCGGGAGATGATGCAATGGTATTCAGACTATCTGCGGGAGCGATACCGCCAAGCCCAAGCCTTGATTGCAACAGCCGGGGCTACCTGA
- a CDS encoding type II toxin-antitoxin system RelE/ParE family toxin — protein sequence MRIFKNRWITKFAAKHSISDSDLIEAVRRADNGLIDADLGGGVIKQRIARKGQGKSGGYRSLILFKHGERAFFMYAFAKSDRENITAQELTDLKTLARYATKCSNEELEMLIVKMGLLELGK from the coding sequence ATGCGGATATTCAAAAACAGATGGATTACCAAGTTTGCCGCCAAACACAGCATTAGCGACAGCGACTTAATCGAAGCCGTGCGGCGGGCAGACAACGGCCTGATAGATGCGGATTTGGGCGGCGGCGTAATCAAGCAGCGTATCGCCCGCAAGGGGCAGGGCAAAAGCGGCGGTTACCGCAGCCTGATACTGTTCAAGCATGGGGAGCGGGCGTTTTTCATGTATGCCTTTGCCAAATCCGACCGGGAAAACATTACCGCCCAAGAATTGACGGATTTGAAAACCTTGGCGCGATATGCAACCAAATGCAGCAATGAAGAGCTGGAAATGCTGATTGTTAAAATGGGTTTATTGGAGCTTGGGAAATGA